From one Suricata suricatta isolate VVHF042 chromosome 8, meerkat_22Aug2017_6uvM2_HiC, whole genome shotgun sequence genomic stretch:
- the GPR3 gene encoding G-protein coupled receptor 3, with protein MWGAGSPLAWLSAGSGNMNVSSVGSAEGPTGPGAPLPSPKAWDVVLCISGTLVSCENALVVAIIVGTPTFRAPMFLLVGSLAAADLLAGLGLVLHFAAVFCIGSAEMSLVLVGVLAMAFTASIGSLLAITVDRYLSLYNALTYYSETTVTRTYVMLALVWGGALGLGLLPVLAWNCLDARATCGVVYPLSKNHLVVLAIAFFMVFGIMLQLYAQICRIVCRHAQQIALQRHLLPASHYVATRKGIATLAVVLGAFAACWLPFTVYCLLGDAHSPPLYTYLTLLPATYNSMINPIIYAFRNQDVQKVLWAICCCCSSSKIPFRSRSPSDV; from the coding sequence ATGTGGGGTGCAGGCAGCCCCCTGGCCTGGCTCTCCGCTGGCTCAGGCAACATGAATGTGAGCAGCGTGGGCTCAGCAGAGGGGCCCACAGGCCCAGGCGCACCGCTACCCTCACCCAAGGCCTGGGATGTGGTGCTGTGCATCTCGGGCACCCTGGTGTCCTGTGAGAATGCCCTGGTGGTGGCCATCATTGTGGGCACTCCCACCTTCCGCGCCCCCATGTTCCTGCTGGTGGGCAGCCTGGCCGCGGCTGACCTGCTGGCAGGCCTGGGCCTGGTCCTGCACTTTGCTGCTGTGTTCTGCATTGGCTCGGCGGAGATGAGCCTGGTGCTGGTTGGCGTGCTGGCGATGGCCTTTACTGCCAGCATCGGCAGCCTACTCGCCATCACTGTCGATCGCTACCTTTCTCTGTACAATGCCCTCACCTACTATTCGGAGACAACAGTGACTCGGACTTATGTGATGCTGGCCCTCGTGTGGGGGGGCGCATTGGGCCTGGGGCTGCTGCCTGTGCTGGCCTGGAACTGTCTGGATGCCCGGGCCACATGTGGCGTGGTATATCCACTCTCGAAGAACCATCTGGTGGTCCTGGCCATTGCCTTCTTCATGGTGTTTGGCATCATGTTGCAGCTCTATGCCCAGATCTGCCGCATCGTCTGCCGCCATGCCCAGCAGATTGCCCTCCAGCGGCATCTGCTGCCCGCCTCCCACTACGTGGCCACCCGAAAAGGCATTGCCACACTGGCCGTGGTGCTTGGCGCCTTTGCCGCCTGTTGGCTGCCCTTCACTGTCTACTGCCTGCTGGGTGATGCCCACTCCCCGCCCCTCTACACCTATCTCACCCTGCTCCCTGCGACCTATAACTCCATGATCAACCCCATCATCTACGCCTTCCGCAACCAGGACGTGCAGAAGGTGTTGTGGGCCATCTGCTGCTGCTGTTCCTCTTCCAAGATCCCCTTCCGGTCCCGCTCCCCCAGCGATGTCTAG
- the WASF2 gene encoding wiskott-Aldrich syndrome protein family member 2, with product MPLVTRNIEPRHLCRQTLPSVRSELECVTNITLANVIRQLGSLSKYAEDIVGELFTQANTFASRVSSLAERVDRLQVKVTQLDPKEEEVSLQGINTRKAFRSSTIQDQKLFDRNSLPVPVLETYNTCDTPPPLNNLTPYRDDGKEALKFYTDPSYFFDLWKEKMLQDTKDIMKEKRKHRKEKKDNPNRGNVNPRKIKTRKEEWEKMKMGQEFVESKEKLGPSGYPPTLVYQNGSIGSVENMDGSSYPPPPQSDSTSPPSPSFSEDSLPPPPAEFSCPADSNQRGPGSAGPKRSSVVSPSHPPPAPPLGCPPGSKPGFAPPPAPPPPPPVLGVPPPPPPGGFGSPVTPPPPSPPSFPPHPNFTAPPPPPPPPAADYPTLPPPPLSQPAIGAPPPPPPPPPPGPPPLPFSDVDNQPVGPPPLADATKPKSSLPPVSDARSDLLSAIRQGFQLRKVEEQQEQEKRDVVGNDVATILSRRIAVEYSDSEDDSSEFDEDDWSD from the exons ATGCCGTTAGTAACGAGGAACATCGAGCCAAGGCACCTGTGCCGTCAGACGTTGCCTAGCGTTAGAAGCGAGCTGGAATGCGTGACCAACATCACCCTGGCAAATGTCATCCGACAGCTGGGCAGCCTGA GTAAATATGCAGAGGACATTGTTGGAGAGCTCTTTACTCAGGCAAATACCTTTGCCTCTCGGGTAAGCTCCCTTGCTGAGAGGGTCGACCGCCTACAAGTTAAAGTCACTCAGCTGGATCCCAAGGAAGAAGAAG TGTCACTGCAAGGAATCAACACCCGAAAGGCCTTCAGAAGCTCTACCATTCAAGACCAGAAGCTTTTCGACAGAAACTCTCTCCCCGTACCTGTCTTAGAAACGTATAACACCTGTGACACCCCTCCGCCTCTCAACAATCTTACCCCTTACAG GGACGATGGGAAAGAGGCACTCAAATTCTACACAGACCCTTCATACTTCTTTGATCTTTGGAAGGAGAAGATGCTGCAGGACACCAAGGATatcatgaaagagaagagaaagcataGG aaagaaaagaaagataatccAAATCGAGGGAATGTAAATCCACGTAAAATCAAGACACGTAAGGAAGAGTGGGAGAAGATGAAGATGGGACAAGAATTTGTGGAATCCAAAGAAAAGCTGGGGCCTTCTGG GTATCCGCCCACCCTGGTGTACCAGAATGGCAGTATCGGCTCTGTTGAAAATATGGATGGAAGCAGCTACCCACCACCGCCGCAGTCAGATTCCACTTCtccaccttctccttccttctcggAGGACAGCTTGCCTCCCCCACCCGCGGAATTCAG CTGCCCCGCGGACAGCAACCAAAGAGGGCCTGGCTCAGCTGGCCCCAAGAGATCCAGTGTGGTGAGCCCAAGCCATCCACCACCAGCGCCTCCTCTGGGCTGTCCTCCAGGCTCCAAACCAGGGTTTGCTCCACCACctgctcctccacctccacctccagtGCTGGGCgttccacccccaccaccacctggaGGATTTGGGTCTCCGGTGACCCCGCCACCACCTTCACCCCCATCTTTCCCACCTCACCCCAATTTTACTGcccctccgcctcctcccccaccacccgcAGCTGACTACCCGACTCTGCCACCACCTCCCTTGTCCCAACCAGCGATAGGCGcacctcctccgcctcctcctccccctcccccgggcccccctcctctcccttttaGTGATGTGGATAACCAGCCTGTTGGACCACCACCACTTGCCGATGCCACCAAGCCTAAGTCCTCCTTGCCTCCTGTGAGCGATGCCCGCAGTGACTTGCTTTCAGCCATCCGTCAAG GCTTTCAGCTGCGCAAGGTGGAGGAGCAGCAGGAACAAGAGAAGCGGGATGTTGTGGGCAATGATGTGGCCACCATCTTGTCACGTCGAATTGCTGTGGAGTACAGTGACTCGGAAGACGATTCCTCGGAGTTTGATGAGGACGACTGGTCGGATTAA